A single window of Bos javanicus breed banteng chromosome 19, ARS-OSU_banteng_1.0, whole genome shotgun sequence DNA harbors:
- the LOC133232466 gene encoding uncharacterized protein LOC133232466 isoform X1, whose product MPVLNKVCLTRSGRLPVCVPMAPVSLNPLESTSILPPPLPLASIAAFSVIQGHSCGGPGQAVCEILTLSQVSQGPSHSPIPPSLSQGSFADTTHVGEGLGVPSPPPFLHHTPKQPGEEGEQGPGCLPTLLSGALLRACSPGLNCLAIFSPDCLWPWCRWNSAGGLVPQGSWRIRGAEAGSPRANRLSRLAGWAGRAPSPSSQPCKATTFFLSPPSPFLPSQTSRGWAAQECEHQVDNCCCSRRGRNTLFMPCSSNHLVSDKPPALEQAWAQHPASAPQKVERDHSGWTAWISLQLKGLSRVFSTTTVQKHQFFSTQLSL is encoded by the exons ATGCCTGTGCTGAATAAAGTGTGTTTGACTCGATCAGGGAGGCTGCCCGTCTGTGTGCCCATGGCTCCCGTGTCACTCAACCCTCTTGAGTCCACTAGTATCTTACCCCCTCCACTTCCCTTGGCCAGCATtgctgctttttctgtgatccaaggCCACAGCTGCGGTGGCCCTGGCCAGGCAGTTTGTGAAATTCTCACCTTATCTCAAGTTTCCCAGGGGCCTTcccactcccccatcccaccctccctgAGCCAAGGCAGCTTTGCAGACACCACCCATGTAGGGGAGGGGCTTGGGGTCCCATCACCACCCCCTTTTCTGCACCACACACCCAAACAGCCcggggaggagggggagcaggGGCCTGGGTGTCTGCCCACCCTCCTCTCCGGAGCTCTGCTACGAGCATGCTCTCCAGGGCTCAACTGCCTGGCTATTTTTAGCCCTGATTGCCTTTGGCCTTGGTGTAGGTGGAACTCTGCTGGGGGGTTGGTTCCTCAGGGCAGCTGGAGAATTCGAGGTGCTGAGGCAGGCAGCCCAAGGGCCAACAGGCTGTCCCGGCTGGCGGGGTGGGCAGGGCGGGCGCCTTCTCCCTCCTCACAGCCATGTAAGGCGACCACATTCTTTCTCAGCCCGCCCTCTCCATTCCTGCCTTCTCAAACCTCTAGGGGATGGGCTGCCCAGGAATGTGAGCACCAGGTTGACAACTGCTGCTGCTCCAGGAGGGGCAGGAACACCCTGTTCATGCCATGCTCCTCAAACCATCTCGTCTCTGACAAGCCACCTGCCCTGGAACAGGCCTGGGCTCAACACCCAGCATCTGCTCCTCAGAAAGTTGAGAGGGACCATTCAG gatggactgcttggatctccttgcagttgaagggactctcaagagtcttctccaccaccacagttcaaaagcatcaattcttcagcactcagctttctttatag
- the LOC133232466 gene encoding uncharacterized protein LOC133232466 isoform X3: MPVLNKVCLTRSGRLPVCVPMAPVSLNPLESTSILPPPLPLASIAAFSVIQGHSCGGPGQAVCEILTLSQVSQGPSHSPIPPSLSQGSFADTTHVGEGLGVPSPPPFLHHTPKQPGEEGEQGPGCLPTLLSGALLRACSPGLNCLAIFSPDCLWPWCRWNSAGGLVPQGSWRIRGAEAGSPRANRLSRLAGWAGRAPSPSSQPCKATTFFLSPPSPFLPSQTSRGWAAQECEHQVDNCCCSRRGRNTLFMPCSSNHLVSDKPPALEQAWAQHPASAPQKVERDHSASGSFPMSRFFTAGGQSIGASASALPMNIHD, translated from the exons ATGCCTGTGCTGAATAAAGTGTGTTTGACTCGATCAGGGAGGCTGCCCGTCTGTGTGCCCATGGCTCCCGTGTCACTCAACCCTCTTGAGTCCACTAGTATCTTACCCCCTCCACTTCCCTTGGCCAGCATtgctgctttttctgtgatccaaggCCACAGCTGCGGTGGCCCTGGCCAGGCAGTTTGTGAAATTCTCACCTTATCTCAAGTTTCCCAGGGGCCTTcccactcccccatcccaccctccctgAGCCAAGGCAGCTTTGCAGACACCACCCATGTAGGGGAGGGGCTTGGGGTCCCATCACCACCCCCTTTTCTGCACCACACACCCAAACAGCCcggggaggagggggagcaggGGCCTGGGTGTCTGCCCACCCTCCTCTCCGGAGCTCTGCTACGAGCATGCTCTCCAGGGCTCAACTGCCTGGCTATTTTTAGCCCTGATTGCCTTTGGCCTTGGTGTAGGTGGAACTCTGCTGGGGGGTTGGTTCCTCAGGGCAGCTGGAGAATTCGAGGTGCTGAGGCAGGCAGCCCAAGGGCCAACAGGCTGTCCCGGCTGGCGGGGTGGGCAGGGCGGGCGCCTTCTCCCTCCTCACAGCCATGTAAGGCGACCACATTCTTTCTCAGCCCGCCCTCTCCATTCCTGCCTTCTCAAACCTCTAGGGGATGGGCTGCCCAGGAATGTGAGCACCAGGTTGACAACTGCTGCTGCTCCAGGAGGGGCAGGAACACCCTGTTCATGCCATGCTCCTCAAACCATCTCGTCTCTGACAAGCCACCTGCCCTGGAACAGGCCTGGGCTCAACACCCAGCATCTGCTCCTCAGAAAGTTGAGAGGGACCATTCAG catcagggtcttttccaatgagtcggttcttcacagcaggtggccaaagtattggagcttcagcatcagcccttccaatgaatattcatgactga
- the LOC133232466 gene encoding uncharacterized protein LOC133232466 isoform X2 → MPVLNKVCLTRSGRLPVCVPMAPVSLNPLESTSILPPPLPLASIAAFSVIQGHSCGGPGQAVCEILTLSQVSQGPSHSPIPPSLSQGSFADTTHVGEGLGVPSPPPFLHHTPKQPGEEGEQGPGCLPTLLSGALLRACSPGLNCLAIFSPDCLWPWCRWNSAGGLVPQGSWRIRGAEAGSPRANRLSRLAGWAGRAPSPSSQPCKATTFFLSPPSPFLPSQTSRGWAAQECEHQVDNCCCSRRGRNTLFMPCSSNHLVSDKPPALEQAWAQHPASAPQKVERDHSVKTRAGWHLFLPRSVVWKEHWSSPLQPSKGKA, encoded by the exons ATGCCTGTGCTGAATAAAGTGTGTTTGACTCGATCAGGGAGGCTGCCCGTCTGTGTGCCCATGGCTCCCGTGTCACTCAACCCTCTTGAGTCCACTAGTATCTTACCCCCTCCACTTCCCTTGGCCAGCATtgctgctttttctgtgatccaaggCCACAGCTGCGGTGGCCCTGGCCAGGCAGTTTGTGAAATTCTCACCTTATCTCAAGTTTCCCAGGGGCCTTcccactcccccatcccaccctccctgAGCCAAGGCAGCTTTGCAGACACCACCCATGTAGGGGAGGGGCTTGGGGTCCCATCACCACCCCCTTTTCTGCACCACACACCCAAACAGCCcggggaggagggggagcaggGGCCTGGGTGTCTGCCCACCCTCCTCTCCGGAGCTCTGCTACGAGCATGCTCTCCAGGGCTCAACTGCCTGGCTATTTTTAGCCCTGATTGCCTTTGGCCTTGGTGTAGGTGGAACTCTGCTGGGGGGTTGGTTCCTCAGGGCAGCTGGAGAATTCGAGGTGCTGAGGCAGGCAGCCCAAGGGCCAACAGGCTGTCCCGGCTGGCGGGGTGGGCAGGGCGGGCGCCTTCTCCCTCCTCACAGCCATGTAAGGCGACCACATTCTTTCTCAGCCCGCCCTCTCCATTCCTGCCTTCTCAAACCTCTAGGGGATGGGCTGCCCAGGAATGTGAGCACCAGGTTGACAACTGCTGCTGCTCCAGGAGGGGCAGGAACACCCTGTTCATGCCATGCTCCTCAAACCATCTCGTCTCTGACAAGCCACCTGCCCTGGAACAGGCCTGGGCTCAACACCCAGCATCTGCTCCTCAGAAAGTTGAGAGGGACCATTCAG TGAAGACCAGGGCAGGATGGCACCTCTTTCTGCCCAGGAGCGTGGTGTGGAAAGAGCATTGGAGCTCCCCTCTCCAGCCTTCCAAAGGCAAGGCCTAG